The DNA segment CATCACCTCCGGCATCTCCTATATGCACGTGCGCGAGGCAGTTCCCGAGGCCAGCGTGCTTAAGCTCGGATTCACCTATCCCCTACCCTTGCAAGCCATCGCCGCCTTTGCCAAAACCGTGAAGCGCTGCGTGGTCATCGAAGAAGGCGATCCGTACCTCGTCGAAGCCCTCACCGCCGCCGGCATCCCTGTCGAAGGCAAGCCGTCCGTCTTTCGTTTTGGCGAACTGAACGTCGCGCGCGTGCGCAAAATCATCGCCCACGACCTTTCCCCCGAACCGCCCAAGCCACCCGGCAAACCGCCGCAGCTCTGCGACGCCTGCTCGTACCGGCAAGTCTTCACGACCTTGCGCAAACTCGACTGCATCGTCGCGGGGGACATCGGCTGTTACACGTTGGGCGTGCTGCCGCCGTTCGAGGGCATGGATACCTGCGTCTGCATGGGCGCGAGCATCGGCGTTGGGTTGGGGTTGCGTAAAGTGTTGCCGCCGGAGGAAGCCCGGCGCGTCGTCAGCCTCATCGGGGATAGCACCTTTGTCCACAGCGGCATCACCGGCGTCGTGGATATGGCGTACAACCCGCCCGCCACCGGCCACGTCGTCATCATCCTCGATAACTACACCACCGCCATGACGGGGCATCAGGAGAACCCGAGCACAGGACGCTCGCTGGCGCACGAACCTTCGCGACGCCTGGTGCTGGAAGATCTCTGCCGTGCGGCGGGTGTGCCCAACGTCTATGTCGTCGAGCCCCGGCTCGGCTCAAATGAATTTGAAGACCTGCTGGCTAGATGCCTCAAGCAGGACGAACTGGCGGTCATCATCGTGCGCCGCCCTTGCATTCTCATCGTCAACAAACTGCGCGAATACGAACGCCTCGATGCGGAAAGGAATTGCGACCATGTCCCAACCCCCTGACAAAGTCACTAACATCGTCGTCGCCGGCCTCGGTGGCCAGGGCGTGCTCAAAGCCTCGGATATTCTTGTGGATGCGATCTTCCGCGCCGGGCACGACGTCAAAAAGAGCGAAGTCCACGGCATGAGCCAGCGCGGCGGCAGTGTTTGCAGCGATATCCGCTACGGACGCCAGGTATTCAGCCCGATGGTGCCGCCAGCGGAAGCGGATTTTCTGGTAGTGCTCTCGCCGGATCAAGTCGCCCCCAACCAATGGCTGCTGCGCCCCAGCACCGGTACCCTCATCACCCCGGACCTGATTGACGCCACCAAGCTCCCCAACAAAAAAAGCCTGAACGTGGCCATGCTCGGTTTCCTCAGCAGCCGTCTGGATATCCCTGCCGAAATCTGGCTGCAAGCCCTCAAGGAAAACTTTGCCGAAACCTTCTTCACTGGAAACAGCCAGGCCTTTGAACTCGGACGCCAAGCCGGGAAACCGTGATTGGATAAGACAGTTCAGCCGTTAAGGGCATCCAGCAGTTACACCGGTGTTGGGGCAGGAGCGCTATATCTCCTTACTTCTTCATTTTCTTTTCCAATTCGGCCTTGGTTTTTGCCTGTAACTTTTCCAATTCGGGGCGCATATCTTCTTTGACGGACCGCGTCATACGGTCTATGAAAAGAATACCATGCAAATGGTCCGTTTCATGCTGAATAGCGCGCGCCAATAACCCGCCGCACCGGAAACGAATTCGTTTTCCATCCGCATCTTCCGCCGACACGAGCACTCCTGCCGGACGGACGATATCGGCATACATCTCGGGAAAACTCAGGCACCCTTCCGGGCCCTTGGCAGGATCGCCACTGGGCGTGAGCACCGGATTAATCAGCACCAGTGGCATGATGCTGTCCACTTCGGCCGGTTCGCCATTGATTTCCAACGTGGATGGCCGGTCCGTGATTGTGCGCACATCAATCACCGTCAATTGCAGTGCCTGGCCGACCTGCTGCGCGGCCAGTCCGATCCCGTTGTTTTCATACATCGTCTCGAACATGTCCTTGATCAACCGCCGAATTTCCGGCGTAACCTCATCCACCAGTACACCCTTTTGGCGTAACACCGGATGCCCATATTTTACAATTTCTAAAATCATTTTTTGCCAAACAAAAGCATTCGCAGAACCTCAAATCATGAGGCATTTCATGAACCAATCCCACCCTCTCCCCATCTTGCGGGAGAGGGCGACTTAATTTTCGTTTGAATCAAGCGGGCCACTTGCGCAACATGCCAACCAGATCTTTCACGGCGGGACTCTTGGCTGTGCGCACATAGAACCCGCTGGTGGTCACCCCGCACATCACGCTCATCGTGTTGTCGAAGCCGAGCAGCTTGCCCAGGCAGAAACCGGAATTGAAGTGATCGCCGGCACCGGTCGTAATGAACGGTTTTTCCACGAACGGTCCCTTGACGATGGTAACGCCATCCTTGCTGGCCGCCAACGCGTACGACGTCGGATGCACCACCAGCGTGCTCACCGACACATGTTTCAGGATTTCCTGTGTGAGCACCGCCAACCCTTCAGGCGTATGCGGTTGTTCCGCCAAACCCAACACCCGCCCGATTTCAAACGCCTCTTTTTCGTTCAACCCCAGAATGACGTTGAAGAACTTGTTAAACTTGACGATCAACTTCAGCGCGCGCGTAATATCGCTATTCGAGCGTTTTTCCGGATCCGCCAGGTCCACAAACAGCGTGCGTTTGGGGCCTTTCATGTCTTTGCAAAGTTCTTTGAGGCAGGATTCCCAAATGTCGCTCATGTAGGGCAACATCGTCCAGTTGACAAAGCCGACGAGGTTTGATTGCTGGAATTTTTTGGCAAACTTTTCGCGGCCATAACGGGCCTGAATGTTGGGCCAGGTGATTTCCGCCAACTGGACCAGCTTGCCGAACAATAGTTTGCCATCCTCGAATTCCAAGGCATCCGTGTACCCGGGTTCGCCAATGGTGTGAACTTCCGCAATCTTGGAGAAGCCTTTGAAAACCGGGTGCAGATTCGGCCAACCCAGCGCGCCGACATAGGTGACCTGAATGCCAAAACTGGCCAGCGCATTGCCCATGATGGGGCCGTTGCCGCCGAGTTTGGTCAGTTGGCGCACTAATTCGACATTGGTACTGCGGCCCGCCGCGGCAATAATACGCTCACCCAACTTGCTGATGGTGGCAATGCGTTGGAAGGTTTCCGCGTTTTCACGTTTGTCCACCGCGTGGATGATTTCGTCCACGAAACCATCCAAGCCAACGAAGGCGGTAAGTTTGTTCACCTGTTTGACGGCAGCGCTCAATTGGTCGGCGCACTGCGTCCTCAATTCCTGCGAATCAATCATGGGTTGTATTTTCATGTTAGTTATTATTACCGTCGAGTCATTCGGGCTTGATGCCCGCAATTCCTAAAATTCGTTCCAGCTCGTCATCGCTGTAAAAGCGAATCTCCAGCGAGCCTTTCCCCTGGCGATAGCGCAGGGTTACCTTCGTGCCAAAGCGCTCCTGCATCCGGCTTTCCAAAGCCACCACATGCAGGTCTCGAACCCCCGAGCTTTTCACTTTGCCGGGTTTGGGAACCGCCGCCGGATTTTGCCACAAGGCCACCATCTCCTCAAGCTGCCGCACGCTGAGCCCATCCCGCAAAGCGCGTTCCGCCGCCAGATACTGTTCTTCATCCGTATTCAGGCCGAGAATCACTTTGGCATGGCCCACGGATAACCGGCCTTCGCGAATCCAGGTCTGAATCTCCGCCGGCAGTCTGAGTAGGCGCACAGCGTTCGCTACCATGGCACGGCTTTTACCCACCTTGATCGCCGCTTCTTCCTGGGTCAATTGGAACTGGCTGATCAACTGCGCATACCCATGCGCCTCTTCAATCGCATTCAGGTTTTCGCGCTGCAAGTTCTCAATCAGGGATAACTCCAGCACGGTGACATCATCCGCCTCACGAACAATCACCGGCACACTGGCCAAGCCAAGGGATTGTGAGGCGCGCCAGCGGCGTTCCCCGGCAATCAATTCGTACACCTCACCTTTTTGGCGCACGACCAACGGGTTGATGATACCCTGCTCGCGAATGGAATCCGCCAGCTCCTTGATAGCCTCCGCCGTGAAATCCTTGCGCGGCTGCAACGGGCAGGCGCGAATACGATCCATCGGCACGGTCAATATTCTTTCCCGCGCATCTACCGGCGCTGGCGGCGACGGCAGTGGAGCGGCAGCGTGGGCGGATTCTGGAGCCGGGGGGACCGTCGCCCCAATGGGATTGGCCGCCGCCGGCTTGCCTGCCGTGGCGTGACCGCTCAAAAGAGCGCCGAGTCCGCGTCCCAATACTTGCTTGACCATGCAGGGAGAGTGGCGAACCTTCGCGAAAAAGGCAAAATGATTTTTCCACCGGCTGATTTCCATGGACACCAACGAAAATCAATGTTTCCCTAAGCGTGCGGCGTTGGTGGCACAAACAACAAGCCCCCCAGCCGCAGGATCGGTTCCGTGAATACCAGCCCGAACATCACCAAGTCGGCCCGTCACAGCAGAGCTGCGAGCCAAACTATTTTGCTTCTGCTCGCGACTCTCCTGACCATTCCCTCGTTGAGTGCGCTCGGCGCTCCCCGACGATTGGTTTTGGCGCTGGATAGCATCGCATATCGCGACGTGAAAGCGTTGCAGGAAGGCATCACCTACAAAGATCGGCACGGCAAATTGTGTCAGCTACAGGGTTTTCATCAGGGCTATTTCCCGGTCAGCCGCCTGGTCTCAACCTTTCCCTCCGCCAGCGATGTTGCTTGGACTGAGATTTTCGGCAATCGCCCGCTACCCGGATACCAGCGCACCTACTTCAGCATTGCGGCAAACCAGGAGATATGGATGAACGGGGTGACCAGTTCCATGGAGTACGAAAAGCAGATGACTTGGCGGGTGAATAGCAGCGTTCACAATGCCATGGGTTATGTCCGTCCGCGCAAGACCTTTCAATACGAGGCAGATAAATTGGTAGAGGATTTTCTCAACACCACCAGCCCGGACGCGAACTACTACGCGTATTTTGTCTCGACCGACTCCGCCCAGCACATGGCGTGCGACATTTTTACCATGCTGGCCACGCTGGATAAAAAGCTGACGGAACTGCGCGCGCGCTACCTGGCACGCGAGGGACGGGAACTTGAAGTTTTAATCCTGTCGGATCACGCGAATAACCATACCGGCGCCGGCCAGCGGGTCCAGATTCGGAGTTATTTGAAAAAGGCGGGATATCGGATCACGAAATCCCTGCTTCAGCCCAAGGATGTGGTGCTGCCAACGGCCGGGATCGAGTCCTGGGTGGAACTCCACAATCAGCCTGCCGAAACCGAACAACTGGTGGAACTCCTCTCGCACCTGCAAGGCGTGGACGTATTGTCGGCTCAGATTCCCGGTGAAACCAATCGCTTCATCGTCATGAACTCAAAGGGCGAACGGGCCAGTATCGCATGGGATACCGCCAATAACTCTTTCCGCTATGCCCCCGAATCAGGCGATCCCCTCAACTACCGCCCGGTGCTCGTAACGCTCGCCCAAAAAGGGCAGTTGGATGTCAATGGGTATGCCGCGTCCGATGCTTGGATGGCTGAAACCCTGCCCCTTCGGTATCCGCTGGCACTGGAGCGCATTGCCTGGGGCCACACCCGGGCCGCCCTCAATCCCGCGACCATTCTCATCAGCTTGAACGACGGTTATGTCCATGCGGATTGGCTGGTTCGAGCCGCCAGCCGGTTAGCCAGATTCGGAGGTACTCATGGGGGATTGGATGACCTCGACTCGAACGGTATGCTGCTGAGCAGTTTTGCCCCCACCCAGGATACTTCCACCCGCCGCGTGGCGTCGTGTTATGGTGGTTTTGCGGGGCTTCGCGAATATCGGACGAACGAACTGGGAGCCGAATGGATCACCGCCAAAGCCCAAGCCCTGACCCTCCTGCCCCGTGGATCGCTGGATTGGGGGAAATACACATTTTCGGGCGACCAAGTTTTTCTGCATGTTTGGACGCCAGGCTTCTCCCAACACAACCGTAATGCCTCGGTTGAAGTGAGGCTCGGCAAAGTCCTGCCTTTATCCAACGTGCTGACGCTGTGGGGATGCCTCGGAACAATCCAGACACGCAAACAGCACCTCATGCTCAAATCGCCAGTGGCGTTTTCGACTACCTCAACGTGCGAGCACCTCTATCCGCTCCCACCGGATCTGCTGCTGGAGCCACACCAAACATACCAGTTGTCGGGTCGGATTCCTGCTCAAACAAACGCCGTCGGACGCTTCAAATTCACCTTTCGCACCGATGACCGTGGCCAGCCCGTGCCTTACTGAGTGTTGCAGGGACTATCTGGTCGCTGGTAGGTGACGAGCAGCGCGGTTGGCCATGAAAAATAATCCCCCAGAACGGAACGCCAATAATGCCGGATTGATTTTTGTCCGGGCTATGCATAAAGTACTCCCATGCCAGAAACACTGGAACCATTGGTGTTACCCGACATCAATCATACGACCGACACCGATTCCAAGGATGCCTTGGAACCGGGGTATCTGGTTATATGCTGGAATGATCCCGTAAATTTCATGACGTACGTCACCCATGTCTTCCAAACCGTGTTTGGTTGGACCCGCCAAAAGGCGGAAATCCACATGCGCGAGGTACATGCTAATGGGAAGAGCGTCCTGGTCCGCGAGGGCTTGGAAAAATCGGAACATTACGTTCACCAATTGCAGAGCTACAGCCTGCACGCCACCATGGAGCGTGCCGAATGAGGTTACT comes from the Verrucomicrobiota bacterium genome and includes:
- a CDS encoding thiamine pyrophosphate-dependent enzyme — translated: MSKQQRQLLSGDEAIALAAFHAGVALGAGYPGTPSTEILEYFSELGGPAQWSPNEKVALEVAIGAAFGGARTLCTMKHVGLNVAADPLFTVSYTGVNGALVIISADDPGMASSQNEQDNRRYAQAAGVPMLEPSDSQEAYDFTWAAIELSERFHIPVILRVTTRVCHSKTIVQPRAAQGPANPPAFKRDIPGRVMIPAYARPAHRKLRQKLDELAQWNETCALNRVVAGNNSLGIITSGISYMHVREAVPEASVLKLGFTYPLPLQAIAAFAKTVKRCVVIEEGDPYLVEALTAAGIPVEGKPSVFRFGELNVARVRKIIAHDLSPEPPKPPGKPPQLCDACSYRQVFTTLRKLDCIVAGDIGCYTLGVLPPFEGMDTCVCMGASIGVGLGLRKVLPPEEARRVVSLIGDSTFVHSGITGVVDMAYNPPATGHVVIILDNYTTAMTGHQENPSTGRSLAHEPSRRLVLEDLCRAAGVPNVYVVEPRLGSNEFEDLLARCLKQDELAVIIVRRPCILIVNKLREYERLDAERNCDHVPTP
- a CDS encoding indolepyruvate oxidoreductase subunit beta produces the protein MSQPPDKVTNIVVAGLGGQGVLKASDILVDAIFRAGHDVKKSEVHGMSQRGGSVCSDIRYGRQVFSPMVPPAEADFLVVLSPDQVAPNQWLLRPSTGTLITPDLIDATKLPNKKSLNVAMLGFLSSRLDIPAEIWLQALKENFAETFFTGNSQAFELGRQAGKP
- the def gene encoding peptide deformylase, with the translated sequence MILEIVKYGHPVLRQKGVLVDEVTPEIRRLIKDMFETMYENNGIGLAAQQVGQALQLTVIDVRTITDRPSTLEINGEPAEVDSIMPLVLINPVLTPSGDPAKGPEGCLSFPEMYADIVRPAGVLVSAEDADGKRIRFRCGGLLARAIQHETDHLHGILFIDRMTRSVKEDMRPELEKLQAKTKAELEKKMKK
- a CDS encoding ParB/RepB/Spo0J family partition protein; the protein is MVKQVLGRGLGALLSGHATAGKPAAANPIGATVPPAPESAHAAAPLPSPPAPVDARERILTVPMDRIRACPLQPRKDFTAEAIKELADSIREQGIINPLVVRQKGEVYELIAGERRWRASQSLGLASVPVIVREADDVTVLELSLIENLQRENLNAIEEAHGYAQLISQFQLTQEEAAIKVGKSRAMVANAVRLLRLPAEIQTWIREGRLSVGHAKVILGLNTDEEQYLAAERALRDGLSVRQLEEMVALWQNPAAVPKPGKVKSSGVRDLHVVALESRMQERFGTKVTLRYRQGKGSLEIRFYSDDELERILGIAGIKPE
- a CDS encoding ATP-dependent Clp protease adaptor ClpS, whose translation is MPETLEPLVLPDINHTTDTDSKDALEPGYLVICWNDPVNFMTYVTHVFQTVFGWTRQKAEIHMREVHANGKSVLVREGLEKSEHYVHQLQSYSLHATMERAE